In Winkia neuii, a genomic segment contains:
- a CDS encoding Rib/alpha-like domain-containing protein has protein sequence MKKNKANEVLRKHAAGAIGAGISTVLILGSMGSVALAAPPASSSTDAPSAHSSDPAKSIHCGGAVAKNFFLVDGLTKDEVQEVLTRKLTEQGLNPSDYTITIEDSKIKKANAGSYGDGRRNRVMTVEVTITPKAAGAPAVTCNTRILYYTPPFAFLDKGKFPQNHTHHNVGKLVVDNPDSYTISPEDKVKLIDAFLKANPNLQLEKSQLQMDDNGNLTITNKAGEDPYSVTVPAEEFVSVVGKVKDILVFLDPATGNKLSTEVPAVRVPLKAGNWDDSDLWGTNNAGANRNLSAKAQLSGLDLKREGNELVISGKFDSSISNNAGGTRYLGIHRNSSKEYNYTQSFSNGFKVRVVPLKEDIVVRNLDKDAKFTQADVEKLIDVDYKKLNPLKFNQDKGLTAAQIRADVNSKIIRKISVDGLKHELGTQEFSGTLRTDLNVVSPVLKATAIYYTEKIPATLVSDPDKLTPDQIAEITSKVKKVNKLKDTDKVTVDKAGNVTIEFKRDKNDHNKVNATKKFKAPLAQAKYPDGKVETGKSIESPITTPEGYKFPTGTKFVVDGDAPDGLTVGQDGKITYNAPKDKTPGDLTGKVLVTLPDKKTPISVPFKITVIPAVPEMSYPDKKVEAGKSVETPITTPDGYTFPKGSKFEVKDAPKGVTVDETGKITYNAPKDKTPGEVTGKILVTLPGHDKPTAVPYKITVIPAVPEMSYPDKKVEAGKSVDVPVTTPDGYKFPTGTKFVVDGDAPDGLTVGQDGKITYNAPKDKTPGEVTGKILVTLPGHDKPTAVPYKITVIPAVPEMSYPDKKVEAGKSVETPITTPDGYTFPKGSKFEVKDAPKGVTVDETGKITYNAPKDKTPGEVTGKILVTLPGHDKPTPVPFKITVTPVEPKASYEDKKVPAGESTEVIPTPADGYKFPTGTTFTIDGKTPDGLTIDPKTGKITYTAPKDTNPVTLLARSR, from the coding sequence ACTTCTTCCTTGTAGATGGACTCACCAAGGACGAAGTCCAGGAAGTTCTTACTAGGAAGCTTACCGAGCAGGGACTGAACCCCTCTGATTACACGATCACTATCGAGGATTCGAAGATCAAAAAAGCTAACGCCGGTTCTTATGGCGACGGCCGTAGAAACCGCGTTATGACGGTCGAGGTTACGATCACCCCCAAGGCTGCGGGCGCGCCGGCCGTCACCTGTAATACCAGGATCCTCTATTACACTCCACCGTTTGCGTTTCTCGACAAGGGTAAGTTCCCGCAGAACCATACGCACCACAACGTTGGCAAACTGGTAGTTGATAACCCCGATTCCTACACTATTTCGCCCGAAGACAAGGTTAAGCTGATCGATGCTTTCCTAAAGGCCAACCCGAACCTGCAGCTGGAAAAGTCTCAGCTACAGATGGACGACAATGGCAACCTGACCATAACTAACAAGGCCGGCGAGGATCCGTATTCTGTGACTGTTCCTGCCGAGGAATTCGTTAGCGTGGTGGGCAAGGTTAAGGACATTTTGGTGTTCTTGGATCCGGCTACCGGCAACAAGCTATCTACCGAGGTGCCCGCGGTGCGTGTCCCGCTGAAGGCGGGTAACTGGGATGATTCTGACCTTTGGGGCACCAATAATGCGGGCGCCAACCGCAATTTGAGCGCTAAGGCGCAGCTTTCCGGGTTGGATCTAAAGCGCGAGGGCAACGAACTGGTAATTTCCGGCAAGTTCGATTCCAGCATTTCGAATAATGCTGGTGGTACCAGATACCTTGGCATTCACCGGAATTCGAGTAAAGAATACAACTATACGCAGTCGTTCTCTAATGGCTTCAAGGTCAGAGTCGTACCCCTTAAAGAAGACATTGTGGTCCGCAATCTAGATAAGGATGCGAAGTTCACCCAGGCTGATGTAGAAAAGCTGATCGATGTCGACTACAAGAAACTCAACCCTCTAAAGTTTAATCAGGATAAAGGCCTGACGGCGGCTCAAATACGCGCGGATGTAAATTCAAAGATAATCAGGAAAATTTCTGTTGACGGGCTAAAACATGAGCTTGGCACACAGGAATTCTCAGGCACTCTGCGGACTGACCTTAATGTTGTTTCTCCTGTACTGAAGGCTACAGCCATCTACTACACCGAGAAGATTCCTGCTACCCTTGTTTCGGATCCGGACAAGTTAACTCCTGACCAGATTGCAGAGATCACCAGCAAGGTCAAGAAGGTAAACAAGCTTAAGGATACTGACAAGGTCACTGTAGACAAGGCTGGCAATGTCACTATTGAATTCAAACGTGACAAAAACGACCATAACAAGGTTAATGCCACCAAGAAGTTCAAGGCCCCATTGGCTCAAGCTAAGTACCCGGACGGAAAGGTTGAAACCGGAAAGAGCATCGAATCCCCGATCACTACCCCGGAGGGTTACAAGTTCCCGACCGGAACCAAGTTCGTTGTGGACGGTGACGCCCCCGATGGGCTAACCGTTGGCCAGGACGGCAAGATCACCTACAACGCGCCGAAGGATAAGACTCCGGGCGATTTGACCGGAAAGGTACTGGTGACGCTGCCAGATAAGAAGACTCCGATTTCGGTTCCTTTCAAGATCACCGTCATCCCGGCTGTTCCCGAAATGTCCTACCCGGATAAGAAGGTAGAGGCCGGCAAGAGTGTCGAAACTCCGATCACCACTCCGGATGGTTACACCTTCCCGAAGGGCAGCAAGTTCGAGGTGAAGGATGCTCCTAAGGGGGTAACCGTAGACGAGACCGGCAAGATCACCTACAACGCGCCGAAGGATAAGACTCCGGGCGAAGTCACCGGGAAGATCCTAGTGACCCTACCCGGGCACGACAAGCCGACTGCGGTCCCTTACAAGATCACGGTCATCCCGGCTGTTCCCGAAATGTCCTACCCGGATAAGAAGGTAGAGGCCGGCAAGAGTGTTGACGTGCCTGTGACCACCCCCGACGGTTACAAGTTCCCGACCGGAACCAAGTTCGTTGTAGACGGCGACGCCCCCGATGGGCTAACCGTTGGCCAGGACGGCAAGATCACCTACAACGCGCCGAAGGATAAGACTCCGGGCGAAGTCACCGGGAAGATCCTAGTGACCCTACCCGGGCACGACAAGCCGACTGCGGTCCCTTACAAGATCACGGTCATCCCGGCTGTTCCCGAAATGTCCTACCCGGATAAGAAGGTAGAGGCCGGCAAGAGTGTCGAAACTCCGATCACCACTCCGGATGGTTACACCTTCCCGAAGGGCAGCAAGTTCGAGGTGAAGGATGCTCCTAAGGGGGTAACCGTAGACGAGACCGGCAAGATCACCTACAACGCGCCGAAGGATAAGACTCCGGGCGAAGTCACCGGGAAGATCCTAGTGACCCTACCCGGGCACGACAAGCCCACCCCGGTCCCCTTCAAGATCACCGTCACACCGGTAGAACCGAAGGCTTCTTATGAGGACAAGAAGGTTCCTGCAGGCGAGTCCACCGAGGTCATTCCGACTCCAGCTGACGGCTACAAGTTCCCGACCGGAACCACCTTCACAATCGACGGAAAGACCCCCGACGGGCTAACCATCGACCCGAAGACTGGCAAGATCACCTACACGGCTCCTAAGGACACCAACCCGGTGACGTTACTGGCAAGGTCAAGGTGA
- a CDS encoding Rib/alpha-like domain-containing protein: MTIPGTDNPIEVPFKIIVTPAEPKLAYEDTPINAGETAKVTPNGVDGYKPLDGTTFELPKNAPEGVTINPKTGEISYTAPKDSPHKEVTGNVLVNVPGRDKPTPVPFKITVAPATPKLSYPDGKVETGKSIETPITTPDGYKFPTGTTFTIDGKTPDGLTIDPKTGKITYNVPEGHQPGDVTGKVKVTIPGTDNPIEVPFKIIVTPAEPKLAYEDTPINAGETAKVTPNGVDGYKPLDGTTFELPKDAPEGVTINPKTGEISYTAPKDSPHKEVTGNVLVNVPGRDKPTPVPFKITVAPATPKLSYPDGKVETGKSIETPITTPDGYKFPTGTTFTIDGKTPDGLTIDPKTGKITYNVPEGHQPGDVTGKVKVTIPGTDNPIEVPFKITVTPVPTQPSYPTATGTPGASVDLKLQPGDQPLPQGTTFTKESGPDYVTVTPDGTVTVKVPDSANGGETIQGTVEITYPDGTTKKVPYLVRVEKEEGPAADDSKPQPPTTQDSDHTVPDTGDTTNPDQDKPAPADQDKPAPADQDKPAPADQDKPAPADTGKPATPADQGKQVAGGKGHKVTKTVTKAVQDEGAKKQAPTTLSHTGTVAGTASLLGIILAAVGAAGVAFRRRKNND, from the coding sequence GTGACCATCCCCGGCACCGACAACCCGATCGAAGTCCCCTTCAAGATCATCGTCACCCCGGCAGAGCCGAAGTTAGCCTATGAGGACACTCCCATCAACGCAGGCGAAACCGCCAAGGTGACACCGAATGGTGTAGACGGGTATAAGCCTCTCGATGGCACCACCTTCGAGCTGCCCAAAAATGCTCCCGAGGGCGTGACTATCAACCCGAAGACCGGCGAAATCTCTTACACGGCTCCTAAGGACAGCCCGCACAAGGAGGTCACCGGCAACGTGCTAGTCAACGTCCCTGGACGTGACAAGCCCACCCCGGTCCCCTTCAAGATCACCGTTGCCCCGGCAACTCCGAAACTGTCCTACCCGGACGGAAAGGTTGAAACCGGAAAGAGCATCGAAACCCCGATCACTACCCCGGACGGTTACAAGTTCCCGACCGGAACCACCTTCACCATCGACGGAAAGACCCCCGACGGTCTGACCATCGACCCGAAGACTGGCAAGATCACCTACAACGTTCCTGAAGGACACCAACCCGGTGACGTTACTGGCAAGGTCAAGGTGACCATCCCCGGCACCGACAACCCGATCGAAGTCCCCTTCAAGATCATCGTCACCCCGGCAGAGCCGAAGTTAGCCTATGAGGACACTCCCATCAACGCAGGCGAAACTGCCAAGGTGACACCGAATGGTGTAGACGGGTATAAGCCTCTCGATGGCACCACCTTCGAGCTGCCCAAAGATGCTCCCGAGGGCGTGACTATCAACCCGAAGACCGGCGAAATCTCTTACACGGCTCCTAAGGACAGCCCGCACAAGGAGGTCACCGGCAACGTGCTAGTCAACGTCCCTGGACGTGACAAGCCCACCCCGGTCCCCTTCAAGATCACCGTTGCCCCGGCAACTCCGAAACTGTCCTACCCGGACGGAAAGGTTGAAACCGGAAAGAGCATCGAAACCCCGATCACTACCCCGGACGGTTACAAGTTCCCGACCGGAACCACCTTCACCATCGACGGAAAGACCCCCGACGGTCTGACCATCGACCCGAAGACTGGCAAGATCACCTACAACGTTCCTGAAGGACACCAACCCGGTGACGTTACTGGCAAGGTCAAGGTGACCATCCCCGGCACCGACAACCCGATCGAAGTCCCCTTCAAGATCACGGTCACCCCGGTCCCGACTCAGCCTTCTTACCCGACGGCTACCGGCACCCCGGGCGCGTCTGTTGATCTGAAGCTGCAGCCTGGCGATCAGCCGTTGCCACAGGGAACCACCTTCACAAAAGAATCCGGCCCCGACTACGTTACGGTTACCCCTGATGGGACTGTGACGGTGAAGGTTCCGGACAGTGCTAATGGCGGTGAAACCATCCAGGGCACTGTGGAGATCACCTACCCGGATGGCACCACGAAGAAGGTACCTTACCTAGTGCGTGTTGAGAAGGAGGAAGGCCCAGCTGCTGACGACTCTAAGCCGCAGCCGCCGACCACCCAGGATAGTGACCACACGGTACCCGACACTGGTGATACCACCAACCCTGACCAGGACAAGCCAGCTCCGGCAGACCAGGACAAGCCAGCTCCGGCAGACCAGGACAAGCCAGCTCCGGCAGACCAGGACAAGCCAGCTCCGGCAGATACCGGTAAACCAGCCACCCCGGCGGATCAGGGCAAGCAGGTCGCCGGTGGCAAGGGGCACAAGGTGACCAAGACTGTCACCAAGGCAGTGCAGGATGAGGGTGCTAAGAAGCAGGCTCCGACTACTTTGTCGCACACGGGTACCGTTGCAGGTACCGCTTCTTTGCTAGGTATCATCCTGGCGGCTGTTGGCGCCGCTGGCGTTGCATTCCGTCGCAGGAAGAACAACGACTAG
- a CDS encoding endonuclease III domain-containing protein yields MPTFRDLFDLLAAQVRAGTWWPAQSRFEIIAGAILTQNTAWANVRRALDNLREADLLDARKVVQLPAEELAELIRPAGYYNTKSKYLQTVSDWFLRRDQDAVHLPTAALRAELLDLRGVGAETADDILLYAYRRGVFIYDLYARRLLAAAGMGQFKSYETAKRALDPKVGEANFTVRELALFHGLVVDAGKIARKVGGWADAYPLLVKGNFPTP; encoded by the coding sequence GTGCCAACTTTTCGCGACTTGTTCGATCTGCTTGCAGCCCAGGTGCGGGCGGGCACGTGGTGGCCTGCGCAGTCCCGGTTTGAGATCATCGCGGGAGCGATTTTGACGCAGAATACTGCGTGGGCGAATGTGCGCAGGGCGCTCGATAATTTGCGGGAAGCAGACCTACTGGACGCCCGAAAGGTCGTTCAGCTGCCGGCCGAGGAGCTGGCTGAGCTCATCCGACCGGCCGGCTACTACAACACCAAGTCGAAGTATTTGCAAACGGTGAGCGACTGGTTCCTGCGCCGCGACCAGGACGCCGTCCACCTTCCCACTGCCGCTTTGCGCGCGGAACTGCTCGATTTGCGCGGGGTGGGTGCCGAGACTGCGGACGATATTTTGCTCTACGCCTACAGGCGTGGGGTGTTTATTTACGACCTGTATGCTCGTCGGCTGCTAGCTGCTGCCGGTATGGGCCAGTTCAAGTCTTATGAGACGGCTAAGCGGGCGTTAGACCCTAAGGTTGGTGAGGCCAACTTTACGGTCCGGGAGCTCGCCCTCTTCCACGGCCTGGTTGTCGATGCGGGCAAGATCGCGCGCAAAGTGGGCGGATGGGCCGACGCCTATCCCTTACTGGTGAAGGGAAATTTTCCGACCCCCTAG
- a CDS encoding BCCT family transporter, producing MRSESKRSFRVGVFAVPWLALVTMLAVSLVGADILLRGLDFTTSFILDNFGWLFNWNTFIAVILIVYLAFSPLGSKKVGGDLARPVMKFRSLVWITLCTTIAAGILFWACAEPLYHLHQPPAQAGGAEKSPAAMLFAMKAMFLEWTWSPYALYTVATVSFAFAFHNMRLPHSLSSGLVPIFGEGVLRFSGVIDAVCLTALGLGMAASLGTGALSIAGGIENQFGIESGPVSWAIIIFAIVLCFVISSVSGVMRGIRKLSELNMKVYLVIFAFVLIFGPTAYIFSMDTESLGAFFADFPKMSLAMGTAHGEDWNKTWPIFYWCNWLAWTPITATFLASIAKGFTFRRLIVANFILPSLFSSVWMAIFSSSAIYFDKNGVNLWEAMQDMGPESVVYGIFEQMPLAVIVIPVYLFIVFISFVTASDSNTTAVADICMPTYRKTPASKHLLKVVWGATVGAVTWIVISFGGIDGIKMASNLGGFPNLFLFIGLGSGVAYVSRQPERFYNYFSGQRPSLIRDIKYRLSERKQQREDEEEGKEEGKDEMREVSDSPAL from the coding sequence ATGCGTTCGGAATCGAAGCGTTCTTTCCGAGTTGGTGTGTTTGCTGTGCCCTGGCTGGCGCTTGTGACGATGCTGGCGGTTTCGCTGGTGGGAGCCGACATTTTGCTGCGCGGCCTCGATTTTACGACTTCGTTCATTCTGGACAATTTTGGGTGGCTGTTTAACTGGAACACGTTTATTGCGGTCATTCTGATCGTGTATTTGGCGTTTTCGCCGCTTGGGTCGAAGAAAGTGGGTGGGGATCTTGCCCGCCCGGTAATGAAGTTCCGTTCGCTGGTGTGGATTACGCTTTGCACTACCATTGCGGCGGGTATTCTATTTTGGGCGTGCGCGGAACCGCTCTACCACCTCCACCAGCCTCCCGCCCAGGCAGGTGGGGCCGAAAAATCTCCGGCGGCGATGCTGTTTGCGATGAAGGCGATGTTCCTGGAATGGACGTGGTCCCCCTACGCCCTGTACACGGTGGCGACGGTCAGCTTCGCGTTTGCCTTCCACAACATGCGTCTGCCGCATTCGCTTTCGTCGGGTTTGGTGCCGATTTTTGGCGAGGGCGTGCTGCGCTTTTCGGGCGTGATCGATGCGGTGTGCCTGACTGCATTGGGTTTAGGCATGGCTGCGTCTTTGGGTACGGGTGCCCTGTCGATTGCGGGCGGTATTGAGAACCAGTTTGGGATCGAGTCGGGTCCGGTGTCGTGGGCGATCATAATTTTTGCGATTGTGTTGTGTTTCGTCATTTCGTCGGTGTCGGGCGTGATGAGGGGTATCCGTAAGCTGTCGGAGCTGAACATGAAGGTGTACCTGGTCATTTTTGCTTTTGTGCTGATTTTTGGGCCGACCGCCTACATTTTCTCGATGGACACCGAATCCTTGGGCGCTTTCTTCGCAGATTTCCCGAAGATGTCGCTAGCGATGGGGACTGCTCACGGTGAGGATTGGAATAAGACGTGGCCGATCTTCTACTGGTGTAACTGGTTGGCGTGGACACCAATTACGGCCACTTTCCTGGCCTCTATTGCGAAGGGGTTCACGTTCCGCCGGTTGATCGTGGCGAACTTTATTTTGCCGTCCCTATTCTCGTCGGTGTGGATGGCGATCTTTTCGTCCTCGGCAATCTACTTTGACAAAAATGGGGTGAACTTGTGGGAGGCCATGCAGGACATGGGCCCCGAATCGGTGGTTTACGGCATTTTCGAGCAGATGCCCCTAGCCGTCATCGTCATCCCCGTCTACCTGTTCATCGTGTTTATTTCGTTCGTGACGGCCTCGGATTCGAACACGACGGCGGTGGCGGACATTTGCATGCCTACCTATAGGAAGACTCCTGCGAGCAAGCACCTCTTGAAGGTGGTTTGGGGGGCCACCGTGGGGGCCGTCACCTGGATCGTGATTAGTTTCGGCGGCATTGACGGGATCAAGATGGCGTCCAACCTGGGCGGCTTCCCCAACCTGTTCCTGTTCATTGGGTTGGGAAGCGGCGTCGCCTACGTTTCACGCCAACCCGAAAGGTTCTACAACTACTTTTCGGGGCAGCGCCCCAGCCTAATCCGCGATATCAAGTACCGCCTTTCCGAACGGAAGCAACAGCGCGAGGATGAGGAAGAGGGCAAAGAAGAGGGCAAGGACGAGATGCGGGAGGTTTCTGACAGTCCCGCCCTATAG
- a CDS encoding restriction endonuclease, translated as MAQSVPTCEEGIPTIDGFRPAVLAVMSDGAARKVRDIREAAADYLGLTDEQRRKLIPTGQPIYRNRASWACSSFVKAGLLSRPSKGVYVITEDGKVVANRQLAEYSEADMCEWPMWQQYQSEIAQRRGHTLPSAQQISADQVDEDPQIRIDQLVRDVNAEVETELRQMLFDSSPEFFEKAVIELLWAMGYGGHSGTKEHLGKSGDGGVDGVIRQDPLGLQNVYVQAKRYAQTNPVGRGPIHEFAGVMASKAADRGVFITSSTFTKAALEAAKYMRSNIVLIDGIQLTSLMLAYGVGVEKSQTVTLYRVDQDFFAEE; from the coding sequence ATGGCCCAGTCCGTTCCCACCTGCGAGGAAGGTATTCCTACGATTGATGGCTTTCGGCCCGCTGTACTTGCCGTGATGAGTGACGGTGCTGCCCGGAAGGTTCGCGATATTAGGGAAGCGGCTGCGGATTATCTTGGACTCACTGATGAGCAGAGACGAAAGTTGATCCCTACGGGGCAACCGATATACCGAAATCGGGCATCGTGGGCTTGTTCGTCTTTTGTGAAGGCGGGCCTTCTTTCTAGGCCGTCTAAGGGCGTTTATGTGATTACCGAGGACGGCAAGGTGGTTGCTAACAGGCAGCTCGCAGAGTACAGCGAAGCTGATATGTGCGAGTGGCCTATGTGGCAGCAGTATCAAAGTGAGATTGCGCAGCGGCGTGGGCACACCTTGCCCAGTGCCCAGCAGATTAGCGCGGATCAGGTAGATGAGGATCCTCAGATTCGGATCGACCAGCTAGTTAGGGATGTTAACGCCGAGGTCGAAACGGAACTGCGGCAGATGCTTTTTGATTCTTCTCCGGAGTTTTTTGAGAAAGCCGTGATCGAGCTGCTGTGGGCCATGGGCTACGGCGGCCATAGTGGCACTAAGGAGCATTTGGGCAAAAGTGGCGATGGGGGCGTCGATGGGGTTATTCGCCAGGATCCGCTTGGGCTGCAAAACGTTTACGTTCAAGCTAAGCGGTATGCCCAGACCAATCCGGTTGGCCGCGGTCCTATCCATGAGTTCGCCGGCGTTATGGCTAGCAAGGCGGCTGACCGCGGGGTTTTTATTACGTCTTCTACGTTCACCAAGGCGGCCCTGGAAGCGGCCAAGTATATGCGCTCAAACATTGTCCTGATTGACGGTATCCAGCTCACGTCCCTGATGCTCGCTTATGGGGTGGGCGTGGAAAAATCCCAGACCGTCACCCTGTACCGGGTGGATCAGGATTTCTTTGCCGAGGAGTAG
- a CDS encoding BrxA family protein, which translates to MSDSGYELGFTSGTLMLAGYREAAELFLEGLPQTQVSKRLFAENLVRIEGGNHRRAMASLTASRLAPLGRPAWQYLASGLQGAEFLMWLSLCLRSRLTADFAREVLRDHALIQASATTDQDFLEFWKQKALWHPHLQGRSDKSINKVRQFVFTQARKAGFLDRHNVPQEVFIPTQVAQIIVAAKSRWGWPMREAFPVPPQQFELLPDDQVGA; encoded by the coding sequence ATGTCCGATTCAGGCTACGAGCTCGGTTTCACTTCGGGCACGCTCATGCTTGCCGGCTACCGTGAAGCCGCCGAGCTATTCCTTGAAGGCCTCCCGCAAACCCAGGTTAGTAAGCGACTTTTTGCCGAAAATCTGGTGCGTATCGAGGGCGGAAACCACCGCCGCGCAATGGCTTCTCTTACTGCCTCCCGCCTGGCCCCGCTAGGCAGACCGGCCTGGCAGTATTTGGCGTCTGGCCTGCAGGGGGCCGAATTCCTAATGTGGCTGTCTCTTTGCTTGCGCTCCCGGCTAACGGCCGATTTTGCTCGCGAAGTGTTGCGCGATCATGCACTAATCCAGGCGAGCGCCACTACCGACCAGGATTTTTTGGAGTTTTGGAAGCAGAAGGCGCTCTGGCACCCCCATTTGCAGGGCCGCAGCGATAAGTCAATAAATAAAGTTCGCCAGTTTGTGTTCACGCAGGCGCGCAAGGCGGGTTTTTTGGACAGGCACAACGTTCCGCAAGAGGTTTTTATCCCCACCCAGGTTGCGCAAATAATCGTGGCCGCCAAAAGCAGGTGGGGTTGGCCTATGCGTGAGGCGTTTCCGGTGCCCCCGCAACAGTTTGAATTACTTCCCGATGATCAGGTAGGTGCGTGA
- a CDS encoding DUF1788 domain-containing protein yields the protein MSKQSHTASFRRSQQYPPSLQETLDIALRVMTSKRFLNREGLGNEVPYYVLRYRIEWDRSFDQSLRQMLSHLNESVPTLHIDVYQLAIQIWRDCGYWDQILAQEAGMDRQDFADGLAQILDAERVLAPAIAERIQAAPDSRVVILSGVHHLFPIMRAHRLLNCLQPLTGDVPVVLTFPGSYRQSPTVGSALVLFDQVSEDNYYRAFDLLDQQYALETIKDES from the coding sequence ATGTCAAAGCAGTCTCATACGGCATCTTTTAGGCGCTCCCAACAGTATCCGCCTTCGCTACAAGAAACGTTAGATATTGCTCTGAGGGTGATGACCTCTAAGCGGTTTTTGAATAGGGAGGGTCTTGGTAACGAGGTCCCCTACTACGTGTTGCGTTATCGCATCGAGTGGGATCGTTCCTTCGACCAGAGTCTGCGGCAGATGCTTTCGCACCTGAACGAGTCGGTGCCAACCTTGCACATTGACGTCTACCAGTTGGCTATTCAGATATGGCGCGACTGCGGCTACTGGGATCAGATTTTGGCTCAGGAGGCCGGCATGGACAGGCAGGATTTTGCCGATGGGCTGGCGCAAATCTTGGATGCTGAGCGGGTGCTTGCCCCGGCTATCGCCGAAAGAATCCAGGCGGCCCCCGATTCGCGGGTGGTGATCCTTTCTGGCGTGCACCACCTGTTCCCCATCATGCGCGCTCACCGGCTACTCAATTGTTTGCAGCCGCTCACGGGGGATGTGCCCGTGGTGCTTACTTTCCCTGGCTCTTACCGTCAGTCGCCTACGGTGGGTTCGGCCCTAGTCTTGTTTGACCAGGTTAGTGAAGACAACTATTACCGCGCTTTTGATCTTTTGGACCAGCAGTACGCATTGGAAACTATCAAGGATGAATCATGA